In Uranotaenia lowii strain MFRU-FL chromosome 2, ASM2978415v1, whole genome shotgun sequence, one genomic interval encodes:
- the LOC129746197 gene encoding grpE protein homolog, mitochondrial has protein sequence MAINNLQMLNRFVKLTSLVGKNSLNPLAGVVSTSPKSTTFNVRRFYSNEEAIPKKDEDYTENERKLVAEIEGLKKESASLLEKSKELDDKYKRALADGENLRRRLTKQIEDAKLFAIQGFCKDLLEVADILGHATEAVPKEEISDKNPHLKNLYEGLTMTKAQLGQVFKRHGLEQVNPLNEKFNPNLHEALFQQEVQNVEPNTVVVVSKIGYKLHDRCIRPALVGVSKG, from the exons ATGGCAATAAACAACCTACAAATGTTGAACAGATTTGTAAAATTGACCTCACTTGTTGGTAAAAACTCTCTGAA TCCACTAGCCGGAGTGGTTTCCACTTCTCCTAAAAGCACCACGTTCAATGTACGACGATTCTATTCAAATGAAGAAGCTATCCCCAAAAAGGATGAAGATTATACTGAAAACGAGCGAAAACTTGTGGCTGAAATTGAAGGATTGAAAAAGGAGTCCGCTTCATTACTGGAGAAGTCGAAAGAACTAGAT GACAAATACAAACGTGCTCTCGCGGATGGAGAAAATCTTCGACGAAGACTGACGAAACAGATTGAGGACGCTAAATTGTTTGCTATTCAAGGTTTCTGCAAAGATCTTTTGGAAGTAGCTGATATACTGGGCCATGCAACCGAGGCCGTCCCTAAAGAAGAG ATTTCCGATAAAAATCCCCATCTGAAAAATCTTTACGAAGGATTGACTATGACGAAAGCCCAGCTGGGTCAGGTTTTCAAGCGGCATGGCTTGGAGCAAGTCAATCCGTTGAACGAGAAGTTCAATCCCAATTTACATGAAGCACTTTTCCAGCAG GAGGTCCAAAACGTCGAGCCCAATACGGTCGTTGTGGTCAGTAAAATTGGATACAAATTGCACGACCGCTGCATACGACCGGCTTTAGTGGGAGTGTCTAAGGGATAA
- the LOC129746196 gene encoding putative pre-mRNA-splicing factor ATP-dependent RNA helicase PRP1: MSKRRIEVMDPFIKKRRQEKGMLDAGASTSGAGTSGSTGSSAAASGKVNPLNGVPYSQNYYNLYKKRITLPVFEYRTDFMRLLSDHQCIVLVGETGSGKTTQIPQWCVDYARSVGAKGVACTQPRRVAAMSVAQRVSEEMDCVLGQEVGYSIRFEDCSSPRTILKYMTDGMLLREGMSDPMLEAYQVILLDEAHERTLATDLLMGVLKEVIRQRKDLKLVIMSATLDAGKFQQYFDNAPLMNVPGRTHPVEIFYTPEPERDYLEAAIRTVVQIHMCEEVEGDVLMFLTGQEEIEEACKRVKRDIDNLGPDVGELKCIPLYSTLPPNMQQKIFEPAPPKKANGAIGRKVVISTNIAETSLTIDGVVFVIDPGFSKQKVYNPRIRVESLLVSPISKASAQQRAGRAGRTRPGKCFRLYTEKAYKTEMQDNTYPEILRSNLGTVVLQLKKLGIDDLVHFDFMDPPAPETLMRALELLNYLAALDDDGNLTDLGAIMAEFPLDPQLAKMLIASCQHNCSNEILSITAMLSVPQCFVRPNEMKKAADDAKKRFAHLDGDHLTLLNVYHAFKQNNEDPSWCYDNFINYRSLKSADNVRQQLARIMDRFSLKRSSTDFNTSNYYFNIRKALVQGFFMQVAYLEQTKHYVTIKDNQIVQLHPSTCLSHRPQWVMYNEFVLTTKNYIRTVTDVKPEWLLTIAPQYYDMNNFPDCEARNQLQLMSKKIETKQFQQGF, encoded by the exons ATGTCGAAGCGTCGAATCGAAGTTATGGACCCTTTCATCAAGAAAAGAAG ACAGGAAAAAGGAATGCTGGACGCCGGTGCTTCTACGAGTGGTGCCGGCACCAGTGGATCAACGGGATCTAGCGCAGCTGCTTCGGGAAAAGTTAACCCCCTCAATGGAGTTCCTTATTCACAGAACTACTACAATTTGTATAAGAAACGGATCACACTTCCGGTGTTTGAATATCGAACAGATTTCATGAGACTGCTTTCTGATCATCAATGCATTGTACTGGTCGGTGAAACAGGATCCGgtaaaacaacacaaattcCCCAATGGTGTGTCGATTATGCCCGTTCAGTCGGAGCGAAAGGAGTGGCCTGTACCCAACCCCGTCGAGTAGCCGCAATGTCCGTGGCTCAGCGCGTTTCGGAAGAAATGGATTGCGTGCTTGGTCAAGAAGTTGGTTACAGTATTCGTTTTGAAGATTGCTCTTCACCACGAACAATTTTAAA GTACATGACAGATGGTATGTTGCTGCGCGAAGGTATGAGCGATCCCATGCTTGAGGCTTACCAGGTGATTTTACTCGACGAAGCTCACGAACGCACATTAGCAACGGATCTTTTAATGGGTGTCCTGAAAGAAGTTATCCGTCAACGCAAAGATCTGAAGTTGGTTATTATGTCTGCAACATTGGATGCTGGAAAGTTTCAGCAGTACTTCGACAATGCACCGTTGATGAATGTACCGGGTCGAACGCATCCAGTAGAAATATTCTACACCCCGGAGCCGGAGCGGGATTATCTGGAGGCGGCTATACGTACCGTCGTCCAAATTCACATGTGCGAAGAAGTTGAGGGCGACGTATTGATGTTCCTCACTGGTCAGGAAGAAATTGAAGAAGCATGCAAACGCGTAAAGCGTGACATTGACAATTTAGGACCAGATGTGGGTGAACTAAAATGCATTCCTTTGTACTCTACACTGCCACCCAACATGCAGCAAAAAATTTTCGAACCGGCTCCACCAAAGAAGGCAAACGGTGCCATCGGTCGAAAAGTTGTTATCTCGACCAACATTGCTGAAACATCACTAACTATTGACGGAGTGGTATTTGTGATCGATCCTGGATTTTCTAAGCAGAAGGTCTATAACCCTCGCATCAGAGTAGAAAGTTTATTAGTTTCTCCTATTAGTAAGGCTTCTGCCCAACAACGCGCTGGTCGTGCAGGACGTACTAGACCAGGTAAATGTTTCCGCCTGTACACTGAAAAAGCATATAAAACCGAAATGCAGGACAATACTTATCCCGAAATTTTAAGATCGAACCTAG GAACTGTTGTACTTCAGCTCAAAAAGCTAGGAATCGACgatttggttcattttgattTCATGGATCCCCCGGCTCCGGAAACACTAATGAGGGCTTTGGAACTTCTCAACTATTTGGCTGCGTTAGACGACGATGGAAATTTAACTGATTTGGGTGCAATTATGGCAGAATTTCCACTGGATCCACAGCTAGCCAAAATGTTGATTGCCAGTTGCCAGCACAACTGTTCTAACGAGATCCTATCCATCACTGCTATGTTGTCGG TCCCGCAGTGTTTCGTACGTCCAAACGAGATGAAAAAGGCCGCCGATGATGCTAAAAAGCGCTTTGCCCATTTGGACGGAGACCATCTGACGCTGTTGAACGTCTATCATGCCTTCAAGCAGA ataatGAAGACCCAAGCTGGTgttatgataatttcatcaacTATCGTTCGCTGAAATCTGCCGACAATGTACGTCAACAGTTGGCTCGTATCATGGATCGATTCAGTCTCAAACGCTCTAGCACAGACTTCAACACCAGCAATTACTACTTTAACATTCGTAAGGCACTTGTACAGGGTTTCTTTATGCAG GTTGCATATTTGGAACAAACGAAGCATTATGTTACCATCAAGGATAACCAGATAGTGCAATTGCACCCTTCGACTTGTTTGAGCCACCGCCCTCAATGGGTCATGTACAATGAGTTTGTGCtcacaacaaaaaattatattcgTACAGTAACAGACGTCAAAC CTGAGTGGTTATTGACAATTGCACCACAATACTACGATATGAATAATTTCCCCGATTGTGAAGCCAGAAATCAATTGCAGCTGATGTCGAAGAAAATAGAAACCAAGCAGTTCCAGCAAGGATTTTAA